The following nucleotide sequence is from Bactrocera oleae isolate idBacOlea1 chromosome 2, idBacOlea1, whole genome shotgun sequence.
GATGTAATAGCAACGCTTGCAAGTGTCTACATTGTTCTGACGCGTTCGAAGTGCGAACTGACTGTACGGCTTCACCTTCTTACACACCTCGCACATACGTTTTTCTCCATCTGAAAAAGGAAAGCGGTGCAGATTTCAAAAAATCCTTCAAATATGGGCATTGGGGTCTTAAAGTAAGAATCAAACAGTTTTACATTTGACATGTatgcaacaataataatttatttatttttggttggtTTTGATgcatgtttttggtttttactttaACCCTTTGAGAAAAGTTAACAATTCGTACGATCGGGAGGTTTATCCTTGGAGAATTTGATCATTTCCATCCACAGTATTATCTGACGTTTACGTAAGATCTCGACGTCACAATATTTTGTGTGTATGAGCAAATTAATTTCCCTTTGAATTAGATCAAATATCTGAAATTCAGATCATTCGTCATAGTAACTATTATTCACAAAGACAATTTTACAAACGAACAAACCTCGACAAAATCCGGAAACTCACGTTCGTCCAATAATATACGTTTAACTTTTGATAAAAGCTCAAGGCGTTCCTCTCTGCTCGTCTTCTTCTGCATATCCTTATAGACTTCAGTTAGGAAACGGACCCTTTGAGTTCGTAATAAATCCAAGTGAATTATGTTATCTTaaagaaatgtcaaaaattagagTTTAATGCGTGGGTAAAAGCAATTTGCGCTCAcgaatttacatttttacacattttttcaataaataaaaagcattttaaaaatattttatttcctaTACTCTTAAATCCTCCCTACTTCAGTCTAATTCTTGCTCCATTTCTGGATTCATGGTACTATTATatagtacataagtatgtacaataagtatatatatttgaccTTTTTAATAGAGTTTTTTTCAATGTTGCCTTAGATATGCGTTATAAAATCTctgtttaagtaaaataaaattcataaattcatACACTCAAATTTATTCTCCAAATTTTGGGTTCAATAAGGTCGTCAATTTAGCGGCTATTAGGCTGTAGTAAAAAaatgagtatatatatgtatgtgtaaaagtaaaaacTACTTACGTTTCTTCATACTTTTATTCTGCCACAACATTTCAAATATactgtaaaataaaagaaaagaacgGAACTATAAGATATAGCTTACCTTTATAGCCAACCCATTTGATTGGTTCACCCAATTTAGTGAGCATTTTCTCATTGCGAAAATCCTCCATTGCTTTTTTGACTATGCAGCGCTGCTTTTCGATGCCATTTCGGAGCTGAATCTCTTTGTCGAGCAGCACATTGACCTCGGCAATTCGAGCTGGTCCTTCATACAATCGCGCTATGCGTTTCAGCTCGGCGATCTTCCATTTCTGCACCTCACCATACAACATCTCAAAGTCGTCCTTTGTTTGTGGAAATTGTTTCGCCAACTCAATACGCTTGATACGCTTCTCTGCTTCCACCTGCAACCGCTCCTCCTCAGCTTTGCGATTAGCCACCAGCCGACTACCACGCCCAAAGTGTGACGAGCAGTAACCAAGAAATCGAACGAAACACTTTTATTTGCAGTTCACCGAAATGGTGCTCATTGTTTCTTCTGTCTTACCGATACTTAGCTGCCGCATTCCGCATGAAACGCACAATCAAGAACCGACGAAAATTACGTTGAATCAAAATGATTTTGGCCAGTTTATTTTCGCGGCGCATCTTTTGGGCATAAGTTTGATATTTGCCGGGAGTTATGGTGTAATCTGTAGCTGCGGAAACATACATCACATTGTTGCCGTCCTGAAAGCACTGAGTAGATTGCTCATGCGCAGTGTCCTGGAAAGTGAATAAAAGCACTTCTTGTAAAATTTGGGATCGAAAAAAGTGTCATAAAGGCAAATGTATAAAACGCACCTTAACTCCTATTAGTAATTAATACTCACAATTTCTTTTCCTTTAAACTCATAAGTTTGTGTATCTCTGCTTATATAACGATTGAATTTCATTTTATCAAAGTATGGTCCAGTTTGAGTGAATGCATCTAAATACTCAGTACCTATGTGTTCAGTGGTAAAATTCCGAATCaatttgaaaaaatcatatatagAACTTACCAGTGGCTTTATCTCGGTAACCACACAAAAATGGTTTTACAATTGCTTTATTCAATATCTCCACAATAACCGTTCTGAATCCGTTTTCATCTTCAATGTTAACAGTTATAAAATCGGGCATGTGATATTTGCTGCAGCAGTAAAAGTTCTTATCATTCTCTACCATACTTAACCCGTTGTAATATACtcacttataatatatattcaaatctaACTTTGGAGGGTCCATACCATCGCCAAGATTCATTTCTGAAATATGCAACAATTCTAAATCGAATTCAAATATTCCAAATTGGTTTGAATCCGTTTGTGCCAACAAGCAACGATTTGATATTTCCCGTTCATTTTGCGTAAGTCTTATATACTTTGGGTCGACTTCAAACTTGCTACCGATATCAGTTTTAATATCAGCAATACTCGATCGATTCGAATATACTTGCGCCACAATACGAGAGCCATTTACGCGAAATTTAACGGTTACATTTTCCACTGGCAACACTTCATCGATGAACTCTGATGGAATCTCTTTAAGCTCTTCTGAACAATCATCGTTCTTATAGGAATCTGGTTGTTCAATGAGAAATGAATCACCACGTGAAGGCGGAGGCGGTataaattgcatatattttatattcggCAGTTCTCGTAACTCTTCACAATTCATTTTAATAGTTGCGCAATAGTTGGGATATtagcaaaataataattgtgtacacatatgtatttatatgtatgtgtaaaatgtttttaaaattttgtgacaCTCCAGTTGAACATTACTTTAATTCAAATCACTTTTGGAAGTCTTCCAGAGTGTCAAGCCTAGTTTCTGGCAGCCTTTTCATATGCTTACTAAACTTTGAAATAAAGTTGGTTCAATAGCggcacaggtatttttccacaacaCAAATCCTAAAATAACAACCGttgccatatatgtacatacactctTATGTAAACCAAAAATCAATATAAGTCGTGACATATTTCAATAGCACCACATACGCAAGAATATATGCACCCCTAATATGGAACAAATTATTTCATCCACAAAGGTGTGTTATCGGAATCGCCATGGCAATGtcgtacattttttgtttaaagctgTGGCTCTTTTGTTAAAATCGCTCCAGTACCATAGTAGTCTGAAAACACTGGGATCTTTTTTCAATAGCGAACTCTCCAGGTGCAATGACCCGAGCGTATCACTAGCTTGATGGATTCATAAAATCCATTAGCAGGTCTAATAGGAGAAGAAACTATTTGGCAATTACATATAAAAGGAAATGTGGCtttggttttgaaaaaaaaaacattagatTCAAAGATATTAATCACTCTGCGGATATTTCTCTATACCGAAGTTTAAAGCAAAACCTCCTGTATCGAATTTCTCTCTATAGCGAATCTATTTCAATCAATTCAATGTTCTTTCATGAGGAACAAGTAACAGCGTCCTAGCAAACAATTTATCTTTTTCTTCGAACAAACTGTTTAGATTTATCTTTATgtacattaatattatatttatactattgcaacatttcgttacagagcataatagctttgttcacctaacggttgttagtATAACTTATAAATAAtccagatagatatggagttatatatattccatataaacgatcaggatgaCTTCCGTCCATATGtctgcctgtgcaagctgtagcttgattaaaaattaagatattttggtGAAAGTAGATGTGCTTAATCGGATCACGGCCACGCCCACGCCATTAATCGAATacttataaattgccataagaCACAAAACTGCAACCTGCAACCCAAGCAAAATAGGCTTAGGccttaacaacaaaatttataacttttaaaaattattctgattagtttattgaaataaaaactcATATTCCAAATGTTTAACATAATTATCTAAACAGATTATTATCAGTAGTACAATAagaaaagttaattaaatcACTAAGCAGCTGAAAAACGATTCAAagctacttttttttatttcatttacctGTTATTTCGTAGTAGTAGTTATTTAGTGGGGTAATTTTCTGTATCTTATGCAAaaatttaccatagtaatgtatataatttttatactatcAGAAAGTAGAGAATTCAACAAACTTAAAACCTATGGACTGTTTATGAAAATCGAATATTTTGGCGTGAGAATTTTTGATTCAAATTAGGAGTTTTTtcgataaattatttttcttttaatgtttgttgttttatctttcatttccgatgggtttcatcctactatgatattttttgtttgcaaacatTATCTACCCTGATCTACAGTGGTATACTGTTATGAGCAATTTATCTGCCAATTGCTTGTACGTCGTTGAATAAATCTGTTGCATCTTTATCCGACAATCCACCGTGAGTTAATAATGAAATAGCTTATTTGCCCCCTCATTATTGAACTCATTATTAAACTATTTTCTCAAGGAAACTGGAGCTGTTTCTAATTTGAATCATTTAAAACTACTTaaaacgcgataaatcaataacattATCTTGACATTCCTAcgttacagtgtgaaaatggacaAAATCGGACCTCAACCACGTCTATTACGCATCCAATacaaattccatctaattctttccagtatacaaatcaagcacaaattaatatacaagtatatatcggGAGAGCCTTTCAGAAATACTATTTCCAGTCTAAAAATGTCAAAGTTACCAGAATATGAGATATACTTTTGCAATTCGAAGATAGTCACTTTTTGATAATAGATTGACTCGGGTCTATACTACCCCTGTCTCAAATATACCTAAtgtaagattttcaaaattccgGTTGGGCTTATACCATAAATAACAGCCAATACGAAAGTATCTTAGCCAagttaactgaacgtataatattggatatactatagcttaatgccaaaaatatgtgaatttactCTTACCCACTcccactacatacatatattgatatacattattctaacaaaccttacgCCGAAAATGTcgttcaatatttataaaaatgaagatgtttttaatattatttttgctgaGACGGATGAATATATAGCTATAAAATTAAGTCTAAGTTAAGTCAGgaagatatgaaattttttcgcaattttttcaCGATTTCTTCGAGTAATGactgttgaattctttcgcaacatttttatactctcgcaacctgttgctacagagtataatagttttgttcacctaacggttgtttgtatcacctaaaactaatcgagttagatatagggttatatatatataaatgatcaggatgaagagacgatttgaaatccgggtgactgtctgtccgtccgtccgtccgtccgtgcaactctaacttgagtaaaaattgagatatatttatgaaacttggtagacatgtttcttggtaccgtgagacggttggtattgcagatgttcgtaatcggaccactgccacgcccacaaaacgccattaatcaaaaacaaataaattgccataactaagctccgcaataagatacaagactgttatttggtacacaagatcacattagggaggggcatctgcagttaaaattttttttttaaagtgaccGTGGTttcgcccctaataggtttaatgtgcatatctcctaaacggctaatgctataataacaaaattcactggaggcaaatgtttttagaacctctacctacagtgtgaaaatagttgaaatccgcccactccccatataacggtactgttaaaacctactaaaagcgcgataaatcaagcactaaacacgccagagacattaaatattatctctgGCATAATATGAGattactttataggaaccgcgtttaaaattaaaccgtgggcgtggcaccgcccacttttaggtgaaaacctatatcttcaGATCTGCttcaccgatttcaaccaaattcggggcataacgttcttttcatatttttatgtaatagtgcgaaaatgggcgaaatcggattacaaccacgcctatttcccttataacaccattttcaattccatctgattctttcactttccactatgcatatcaagtaacaatgattatatcggggtaaaactttgcgtgaataatacctttaaagtatgccaccttgtgaccaaaaattgtctaaatcgaaccaaaactgctcaatcccctaagtactaaatatgtggaccccagttgacttctaccgaaaatatcagtcaatccacaaagaaatttcaaacgagtatacaatttgactttgcgagagcataaaatgttcggttacatccgaacttagcccttccttacttgtttaatataaagttttggcaGCTCTTGAAGGAATTTTCCGGGCTTTggttcttgcaagttgcaagagtattataTGTTCAGTCACACCGGAACTTatgccttccttacttgttaacatttttatttctacaactaCATTTCAACAAAAACTCACCTGAAACTCAAATAGAAAAGTTAATCACAATTTCACATTTAGTTTTACGCTCATTAAATAAATCATTGATGAGCGAATCTAGAAAACCGTCTCTCGATTAACTTATAAATTGCTCCTCTGACAACAGTATTTTTCATCATTGATTAAGACATAACCCTTGCTTACTGTTTTGTTAttcttttatatgtatgtgcagaaTTGTATGTATTGCTTCTGTATTTTACTGTGTACctgtattattaatttgttgaaaaaagaaaaatgatcGGCGTTTgacttttacaaattttatgtttaagGCAAAAGAAAAGGGGGCGACCGCGTTGGTCAGGTTAGTAAGCATATTtactatgtatatgtttgtatggacTCGCAAGCTGGGTGGGTTAACGATGGCATGACTGTAACTAAAGACATTGTTTAAAGGAAGATTTTTTACTCCGAcataagaaattaaaacagatctATGGTTgtccttaatatttttaataaataattttcttattaaaatatagttttgatttAAGATTATGTGGCGTTAGTTGATTCTTTGGTTGCGCATGCGCCACCTGCAGTCTTAATGGTCTCCCACTGAAATAATAATGTCCACGATTCATGAGATAGATTTTACTCTCGACGCTTGCAAAGTCTAGCGGTCTATTTGCCACTatgtcaattttctttttactcGAAATTTTATAACTTGTGCTGTCTTTATCTACTGGCCTATACCAGTAATTTTTGGTCTTCTGATTCGATGCGGTATGGTGATCTATAGTATTAAAAGAACTCGTTGGCGCTCCTTCATTTAAAGGATTCATACTACTTAACGGCATTGCTTCCTTCTCTAATATTGGTTCAATTTTCATGGGCTGGTAATCGAAGCCCACTCCGGGAATATAGCGGTATGGCGTTGCAGGTATTGGTATGTAATAGATTTTAGaatccttttttgttttttttatctttgAACCATTGCTGTACTTGCGCAGACTTAGTGGTTTCGACGATACAATCATTTCTTTGTAGATATTTCCCAACGAAGGGCTGTGAAATAGTACTTTGGAGTCCATCGCTAAGGTGGGCTTTGAGAGCCTATCTGAACTGATTGTATACCCATCGACGAGGGTGCTTGGCAGTGTGAAGAGCAGCGTAAAGATTATGGCAAGCATCGCAATGATGACATCATAGCGGTTATTTGGTGTTAGTTGTTGATGCGTAGATAGCAtgctgaaattaataaaaaaatatataaagatgtTTATCATGTTATATACTGGTACCATCTCATGTGTTACACCGGGAGATCAAGGCAAGTTTGAGGGTTAGTGTCACTGAATAAAGTACTAGGTTTTCGGCATCAAAAATCTTTATTCTCGTtggttataatattatataatctgtctaagcaataactcatgcctaatttcgtgaagatacctcgtcaaaaaaaaaaatttccatgcaagcactttacctctttaaatgaaagagtttcccatacaagcacttgattccgattgttcagtttgtatggcagctatatgctatagtcatccgatctacacaatttcttcggagattagatgaatgctttaaataataatacacgccaaatttcatgaagatacctcgtcaaatgaaagagttttccatacaaacacttgattccgattgttcagtttatatggcagctatatgctatagtggtccgatatcggccgttccgacaaatgagcagcttcttggtaagaaaaagacttgttcaaaatttcagatcgatatctcaaaaactgagggactagttcgcgaatatacagacggacggacggacggacagacggacatggctaaatcaactcagctcgtcacgttgaacatttatatatatactttttatggtctccgccgtttccttctgggtgttacaaacttcgtggcaaacttaatataccatgttcagtataaaaaattatgaaatgtatGAAATTGTCAATGAATAAAGCCAAAGcttaaaagtaaagaaattttaaataaaattgtagtatATTCTTCAGcataaaattatagtaaaagtGGCTTTggaaaatgtacaaaaatatatatgttttctaGTCTGATATTTTTAACCCGATTTCATTCTTACGGTCCTTTGTAAGGTATATCTTATTTGAACTTGAaactgtatgtgtttgtatgtcttTATTATTATATGGTATTTATTCAAAGCTTGAATTATATAAACTCGTACGAAACTTTGGAAAGAGTCAGATTCTCCTAAAACTTAGGATAACTTTTAGCTTTAACTGGTTAAAAACCATTGTTGTTATTAGTTGTGCTtgggtataataaaaataacatatagtatatgtatggtacatatatttatacatttagccTATTAAAGAACAATGCTTAATGATCACTGAAAGCAATCAACCGAATTTGGTAACGATGTTGAAGTGTCAACCAAAGTCTAGTCGCCGAAAGAAAGCAGATCGTTAGCAGCAGACTTGCTGATATTTCGTCCATTCGATCCGATCCGTAGTCCACAAATGGCGGATGGGAATAGACAAGGGTTTGAGCACACACGTGCATACAAACATgtattaatcaaataaaattattgatgaTTTGCAAAAAGCACAGAAAAACTATTAATTATGTGCCCACACGTAAATACCCTCATTATATATGCAAGTCCATGAATGGGTGTATATGTATCTTTTGTGAACTTACGAGTTTATATTATGGAAAGAATAGAAAACTAATGTCTTAAGTACTTCTGGTAATTTCAGTAATTGCGTTGTGAGAGTTAAATCTTAATTGTGCGCAAATTTGGAAGAAATTCAACGACAAAGGAAATTGAAAGAGTTTGTATATTCTCTCATTAAAATCTCATGATTACATAATTACACGTTTAAAATAAGTAATAGATTTTGAATGAGTTTAAATCGTTTAATTATGCGCGCGTTGAGGCGTAGCAACAGTTCGTCACGCAGAAATTACCACAAACCGTCATTTCTGCTGTCCAGAGGCTAATCACTCGGCTAACAGTCAATGCTCGAACATCTTCTCATATATTTGCTCTAGGCAAAATAACAGTAATGTCAGCTTGCATGCTCCCCACCCATTTAATGGCTAAACAAACTGTCAGAGTCTCACTCGGAT
It contains:
- the LOC106616174 gene encoding IQ motif and ubiquitin-like domain-containing protein, whose protein sequence is MNCEELRELPNIKYMQFIPPPPSRGDSFLIEQPDSYKNDDCSEELKEIPSEFIDEVLPVENVTVKFRVNGSRIVAQVYSNRSSIADIKTDIGSKFEVDPKYIRLTQNEREISNRCLLAQTDSNQFGIFEFDLELLHISEMNLGDGMDPPKLDLNIYYNKYHMPDFITVNIEDENGFRTVIVEILNKAIVKPFLCGYRDKATGTEYLDAFTQTGPYFDKMKFNRYISRDTQTYEFKGKEIDTAHEQSTQCFQDGNNVMYVSAATDYTITPGKYQTYAQKMRRENKLAKIILIQRNFRRFLIVRFMRNAAAKYRRLVANRKAEEERLQVEAEKRIKRIELAKQFPQTKDDFEMLYGEVQKWKIAELKRIARLYEGPARIAEVNVLLDKEIQLRNGIEKQRCIVKKAMEDFRNEKMLTKLGEPIKWVGYKDNIIHLDLLRTQRVRFLTEVYKDMQKKTSREERLELLSKVKRILLDEREFPDFVEIFDLIQREINLLIHTKYCDVEILRKRQIILWMEMIKFSKDKPPDHGEKRMCEVCKKVKPYSQFALRTRQNNVDTCKRCYYIKIASTDNKTYAAILRAIQRDERKRRCNASFAFVLQMDDIRYIIDQIWHSHSILSKNAVLSNLRLPRWLKGEDWSPWNCICLTESEARNHYRLDDPTKVYDHKMVLEVGNRHMLARAAFHKMTEIATEFVETGQWFHVGLNKQRIVFPPNEYPRSGFPSKSANPIFKEKKKCD
- the LOC106616136 gene encoding uncharacterized protein yields the protein MLSTHQQLTPNNRYDVIIAMLAIIFTLLFTLPSTLVDGYTISSDRLSKPTLAMDSKVLFHSPSLGNIYKEMIVSSKPLSLRKYSNGSKIKKTKKDSKIYYIPIPATPYRYIPGVGFDYQPMKIEPILEKEAMPLSSMNPLNEGAPTSSFNTIDHHTASNQKTKNYWYRPVDKDSTSYKISSKKKIDIVANRPLDFASVESKIYLMNRGHYYFSGRPLRLQVAHAQPKNQLTPHNLKSKLYFNKKIIY